In Longimicrobiaceae bacterium, the following are encoded in one genomic region:
- a CDS encoding DUF4861 domain-containing protein, with the protein MPLFHRTRASAALLAALALAAPLQAQRPADRAGALVVRAENPLAADRPDETISLPWAALRQAHPGLQADRVRVLDAGTRTEVVSQPLDADGDGTVDELLFQTGFRPGEVREFVVEAAPSAPAKPRVHARHDAHRDDVAWESDRIAFRIYGQGLWQASEYQPLVSSGIDVWPKRVRDLVVERWYAKGHDAYHLDTGEGADFYTVGPTLGAGGSAVWRGGELHRAKNFRSHRILATGPIRAVFELRYDPWDAAGMQVSETKRVSIDAGQNFFRQEITYHAPGAAEVPYAVGTVKREGLVGSSRQEAPWAWVSTWGPVERKNGGHGHLGTAVLMEKGRMAEARETADHYLALATARPGVPTVQYVGSGWTASGDFRTVEDWWRHVDAFGARLANPVKVTLLRNGAPLAAGR; encoded by the coding sequence ATGCCACTTTTCCACCGCACCCGCGCCTCCGCCGCGCTCCTCGCCGCCCTCGCGCTCGCCGCGCCGCTCCAGGCGCAGCGCCCCGCCGACCGCGCCGGCGCGCTCGTGGTCCGCGCCGAGAACCCGCTCGCCGCCGACCGGCCGGACGAGACGATCTCCCTTCCCTGGGCGGCGCTCCGGCAGGCCCACCCTGGCCTGCAGGCGGACCGGGTGCGAGTGCTGGACGCGGGGACCCGGACGGAGGTGGTCTCGCAGCCGCTGGACGCGGACGGCGACGGGACGGTGGACGAGCTCCTCTTCCAGACCGGCTTCCGCCCCGGCGAGGTCCGCGAGTTCGTGGTGGAGGCCGCCCCGTCGGCCCCGGCGAAGCCGCGGGTGCACGCACGCCACGACGCCCACCGCGACGACGTGGCGTGGGAGAGCGACCGCATCGCCTTCCGCATCTACGGCCAGGGGCTCTGGCAAGCGTCCGAGTACCAGCCGCTGGTGAGCAGCGGGATTGACGTGTGGCCCAAGCGCGTCCGCGACCTCGTGGTGGAGCGCTGGTACGCCAAGGGGCACGACGCCTACCACCTGGACACCGGCGAGGGGGCGGACTTCTACACCGTGGGGCCGACACTGGGAGCGGGCGGGAGCGCCGTCTGGCGCGGCGGGGAGCTGCACCGGGCGAAGAACTTCAGGTCGCACCGCATCCTCGCCACCGGCCCCATCCGCGCCGTGTTCGAGCTGCGGTACGACCCGTGGGACGCCGCCGGGATGCAGGTGTCCGAGACCAAGCGCGTCAGCATCGACGCCGGGCAGAACTTCTTCCGGCAGGAGATCACCTACCACGCGCCCGGCGCCGCGGAGGTCCCCTACGCCGTGGGCACGGTGAAACGCGAGGGGCTGGTGGGGTCCTCCCGCCAGGAGGCGCCCTGGGCGTGGGTGAGCACCTGGGGCCCCGTGGAGCGCAAGAACGGCGGCCACGGCCACCTGGGCACCGCCGTGCTGATGGAGAAGGGGCGCATGGCCGAGGCGCGCGAGACCGCCGACCACTACCTCGCCCTGGCGACCGCGCGGCCCGGAGTGCCGACCGTGCAGTACGTGGGCTCCGGGTGGACCGCCAGCGGCGACTTCCGCACGGTGGAGGACTGGTGGCGCCACGTGGACGCCTTCGGCGCGCGCCTGGCGAACCCGGTGAAGGTCACGCTCCTGCGGAACGGCGCGCCCCTGGCGGCGGGGCGGTGA